A genomic stretch from Helianthus annuus cultivar XRQ/B chromosome 1, HanXRQr2.0-SUNRISE, whole genome shotgun sequence includes:
- the LOC118480942 gene encoding uncharacterized protein LOC118480942: protein MTPTTRNLVISAQLLAIAARLDAILATMEDDIAAMKDDVAAIKTQMIRDGSYCEEIKNQMIMHTSFNPDDLDPKVIENHQKFERVDYRSQSPKDQEIEGDEDDNFIPNVNSPKDNGPIQITLHHSTKGAEVLDLDHVRKDPQVVGKKTVPKLPKEAANRKDGSRDVKDNHHGPPNVVARLDLQPQSGWANLLVYEACQPIIEWLIAWHNYWIIDLRTSRFTRREVMIRSKLILSIKCTIISLHN, encoded by the exons ATGACGCCTACAACCCGGAATTTGGTTATCTCTGCCCAGTTATTAGCGATTGCGGCACGATTAGACGCCATCTTAGCAACCATGGAGGATGATATTGCAGCCATGAAG GATGATGTTGCAGCAATCAAGACTCAAATGATTAGGGATGGCAGTTACTGTGAAGAAATCAAGAATCAGATGATCATGCACACAAGTTTCAACCCAGATGATCTAGATCCCAAAGTCATTGAGAATCACCAGAAGTTTGAGCGGGTTGATTACCGAAGTCAATCGCCAAAAGATCAAGAAATCGAAGGCGATGAAGATGATAATTTCATTCCAAATGTTAATTCGCCTAAAGACAATGGTCCTATCCAAATTACTCTTCATCACTCAACCAAAGGTGCTGAAGTTTTGGATCTAGATCATGTAAGGAAGGACCCACAAGTGGTAGGGAAGAAGACGGTTCCCAAGCTTCCCAAAGAAGCTGCAAATCGGAAAGATGGTAGCAGAGACGTGAAAGACAACCACCATGGTCCACCGAATGTTGTGGCCAGGCTCGACCTACAACCACAATCCGGTTGGGCTAATCTATTGGTTTATGAAGCGTGTCAACCTATAATTGAATGGCTCATCGCTTGGCACAACTATTGGATAATCGACTTGAGGACAAGTCGTTTTACCAGGCGGGAAGTAATGATAAGATCCAAACTGATCCTCTCAATCAAATGCACAATCATCTCCCTGCATAATTAA